One window from the genome of Oncorhynchus gorbuscha isolate QuinsamMale2020 ecotype Even-year linkage group LG14, OgorEven_v1.0, whole genome shotgun sequence encodes:
- the si:dkeyp-114g9.1 gene encoding LOW QUALITY PROTEIN: uncharacterized protein si:dkeyp-114g9.1 (The sequence of the model RefSeq protein was modified relative to this genomic sequence to represent the inferred CDS: inserted 3 bases in 2 codons; deleted 3 bases in 3 codons; substituted 4 bases at 4 genomic stop codons), whose amino-acid sequence MHDGRWENELQGQCSLXSATSFEVKEESRQREXTHESSYTGILDLSDKVFILNLWQLDSTSLLRVGSTCRTLFRICSCNSLWTRHLQTSFGVPFVTANCSITAKXLHCNRPLQEKLFADIPFPSHKHWTQWLVLEEMFHLPSTRLPCSDIESLLGIEKNVLEGHIQDKDDDEGNMLKFEWLLSSSGKILHTTALEHCGSIANVFQHVLNQLQNYDHRELETMFSHYTQCRFQWLFTSWQQPLSFDRQLRXLQWRKQSKRKVASWGGTLCDVHYLASLXHITTNYWSGKLARGDGTVGIQTVENYFSMCNPLVALIVYEDTLEGVYLLLREMQETLVEHKRLWQVAKVQMAQVCTLKRLPSTGKEIDRLPYYKQYIVSGHVQVYRGHVQSFLQRKRLVHHWIFLEQNSXVHRVLPDNLYPLLEFDTRISQGFVLSSLAVKQ is encoded by the exons ATGCACGACGGGAGATGGGAGAATGAGTTGCAGGGACAGTGTTCTCTTTAATCCGCGACCTCGTTTGAGGTCAAAGAAGAAAGCAGGCAACGGGAGTAGACACATGAAAGCTCATACACGGGGATACTAGACTTGAGTGACAAAGTCTTTATTCTCAACCTATGGCAGCTGGATTCCACGTCTCTCTTGAGGGTTGGGAGCACCTGCCGAACCTTGTTTCGA ATTTGTTCCTGCAACTCACTCTGGACAAGACACTTACAG ACGTCATTTGGAGTCCCGTTTGTCACCGCCAACTGCTCCATCACAGCCAA ACTGCACTGTAACCGGCCACTCCAGGAGAAGCTGTTTGCAGACATTCCGTTCCCATCACACAAGCACTGGACCCAGTGGCTGGTTCTGGAGGAAATGTTTCATCTGCCCTCAACGAGACTGCCCTGCTCTGACATAGAGAGCTTATTGGGAATTGAGAAGAATGTGTTGGAAGGTCATATCCAAG ACAAAGATGATGATGAGGGAAACATGCTGAAGTTTGAATGGCTCTTGAGCagtagtggaaaaa tacttCATACCACTGCTCTTGAGCATTGCGGAAGCATTGCCAACGTTTTCCAGCATGTACTCAACCAACTACAGAACTATG ACCACCGTGAGCTGGAGACCATGTTCAGTCATTACACCCAGTGTCGATTCCAGTGGCTCTTTACCTCATGGCAACAGCCGCTGTCCTTCGACAGGCAGCTCA GCCTACAGTGGCGGAAGCAAAGCAAGAGGAAGGTGGCATCCTGGGGAGGCACGCTGTGTGACGTCCACTACCTGGCCTCGCTCTAACACATCACCACCAACTACTGGAGTGGGAAACTGGCCCGGGGCGACGGCACTGTCG GAATTCAGACGGTGGAGAACTATTTCTCCATGTGCAATCCACTGGTGGCCTTAATT GTGTACGAGGACACCCTGGAGGGCGTGTACCTGCTGCTGAGGGAGATGCAGGAGACCCTGGTGGAGCACAAGAGGTTATGGCAGGTGGCCAAGGTCCAGATGGCCCAAGTGTGCACCCTAAAGAGACTGCCATCAACTGGAAAAGAAATCGACAGACTGCCCTACTACAA GCAGTACATAGTGTCAGGGCACGTGCAG GTGTACCGAGGGCACGTGCAGAGCTTCCTCCAAAGGAAGAGGCTGGTCCATCACTGGATATTCCTGGAGCAGAACTCCTAGGTTCAC CGGGTGCTGCCTGACAACCTCTACCCTCTGCTGGAGTTTGACACCAGGATCTCCCAAG GATTCGTCCTGTCCTCACTGGCTGTGAAACAGTAg